The following proteins come from a genomic window of Anopheles ziemanni chromosome 3, idAnoZiCoDA_A2_x.2, whole genome shotgun sequence:
- the LOC131289721 gene encoding protein archease-like codes for MEVTLAAGEQVVPEIKYEYLDHTADVQLHAWGETLQEAFEQCGMAMFGYMTELSTVEIKKCYQIKTDPTDDVDNLLFRFLDELLFLFSAEPFLICKKLEITKFDLEQFTIECNCYGEEFDLTKHPQGTEVKAITYSAMKIYSTPEHEKNEVFVIIDI; via the exons ATGGAAGTAACGCTTGCAGCTGGTGAACAAGTGGTGCCGGAAATCAAATACGAAT ATTTGGATCATACGGCGGATGTACA ACTGCACGCCTGGGGTGAAACATTACAAGAAGCCTTCGAGCAATGTGGCATGGCAATGTTCGGGTACATGACCGAGCTGTCCACGGTGGAGATAAAGAAGTGTTACCAGATCAAAACGGATCCGACGGATGATGTCGATAatcttttgtttcgctttctcGATGAgctgttgtttctgttttcagcggaaccgtttttaatttgcaaaaaACTGGAGATAACCAAGTTCGATTTGGAGCAGTTTACGATCGAATGCAACTGCTATGGCGAAGAGTTCGATCTCACAAAGCATCCGCAAGGCACTGAAGTGAAGGCTATAACGTATTCggcaatgaaaatttattcaactcCAGAGCACGAAAAGAATGAAGTGTTTGTAATAATCGATATTTGA